In one window of Palaemon carinicauda isolate YSFRI2023 chromosome 2, ASM3689809v2, whole genome shotgun sequence DNA:
- the LOC137615521 gene encoding uncharacterized protein — translation MSRYKDSNCFTQLPWFLLGLRTNLNDALDISAAEMVYGNLLVVPAEFFPSATSSDDNVVGKYTPCRETYKPPAKHYMLTDLHSAMHVFLRNDTSKPPLTPSYTGPFIVIRHSPKAFQLNIRGKEDWVSIDRLKSAYLLPHDPPTLRLSRSGHPI, via the coding sequence atgtcccgctacaaggactccaactgctttactcagcttccctggttcctcctgggactaaggaccaaccTTAATGATgccctggacatctcggcagcagaaatggtgtatggcaacctgttggtcgtccctgccgaattttttccttctgcaacctcctccgacgataacGTCGTAGGAAAATACACTCCATGCCgcgagacttacaagcccccagcgaagcattacatgctgacagacttgcactctgcaatgcacgtcttcctacgcaacgacactagcaagccaccgctaacgccctcttaTACGGGACCTTTCATTGTGATCCGTCATAGTCCAAAAGCATTccaactaaacattcgtggcaaagaagactgggtctccattgatcgtctaaaatctgcttatctcctaCCACATGACCCACCTAcacttcgcctctctagatcagggcaccctatttaa